In Brachypodium distachyon strain Bd21 chromosome 2, Brachypodium_distachyon_v3.0, whole genome shotgun sequence, one genomic interval encodes:
- the LOC100831236 gene encoding receptor protein kinase-like protein ZAR1 yields MATVLSLVLLLLPVATDALTADGQALLAFKAAVLRDPTGALADWNNSTDDPCSWNGVACDRGTRRVVALSLPRKGLVAALPASALPDSLRHLNLRSNRLFGALPPALVAGAVGLQSLVLSGNQLYGLVPRELGDLPYLQILDLSSNSLNGSLPGSILKCRRLRTLALGHNNLRGPLPPGFGRELSALERLDLSYNRFSGGIPEDIGNLSRLEGTVDLSHNDFSGLIPATLGKLPEKVYIDLTFNNLSGPIPQNGALENRGPTAFMGNPGLCGPPLKNPCSPDAMPSSKPGESAPASSGGKGLGKVAIVAIVLSDVVGILIIALVFLYCYRRTVFPREKGQGGAAGSKGSRSGKDCGCFRRDESETALDQEEQYDLVVLDRQVRFDLDELLKASALVLGKSGIGIVYKVVLEDGLSMAVRRLGEGGLQRFKEFQTEVDAIGKVRHPNIVTLKAYYWSSDEKLLIYDYISNGSLSAAIHGKPESMTFSPLPWDARLKIMKGVASGMSFLHEFSPKKYVHGDLRPNNVLLGTGMEPYISDFGLGRLANIAGGGSPFAESDRDGLEKAQIQHPDASVCPILSKGPCYQAPEALITLKPSQKWDVYSYGVILLEIITGRSPVVLLETMQMDLVQWVQFCIEEKKESADVLDPFLARESEREDEMIAVLKIALACIQANPERRPSMRHVTQTLERLNVSS; encoded by the exons ATGGCCACCGTGCTTTCCCTagtcctcctcctgctcccggTCGCCACCGACGCGCTCACCGCCGACGGCCAGGCGCTGCTCGCCTTCAAGGCCGCCGTCCTGCGGGACCCCACGGGGGCCCTTGCCGACTGGAACAACTCCACCGACGACCCCTGCTCCTGGAACGGCGTCGCCTGCGACCGCGGCACCCGCCGCGTCGTCGCGCTCTCCCTTCCCAGGAAGGGTCTGGTCGCCGCCCTCCCTGCGTCCGCGCTCCCGGACTCTCTGCGCCACCTCAATCTCCGCAGCAACCGTCTCTTTGGCGCCCTCccgccggcgctcgtcgcagGCGCCGTGGGGCTCCAGAGCCTCGTCCTCTCAGGGAACCAACTCTATGGCCTCGTCccccgggaactcggggacttgCCGTACCTCCAAATCTTGGACCTGTCCTCCAACTCCCTCAATGGCTCCCTCCCCGGGTCGATCCTGAAATGCAGGCGCCTCCGCACGCTGGCGCTCGGCCACAACAACCTTAGAGGCCCGCTCCCACCGGGCTTCGGCCGGGAGCTCTCGGCACTGGAGCGGCTCGATTTGTCCTACAACCGGTTTTCAGGCGGCATCCCGGAGGATATCGGGAACCTGTCCAGGCTCGAGGGAACAGTGGACCTGTCGCACAATGACTTCTCCGGGTTGATCCCGGCGACTCTTGGGAAATTACCGGAGAAGGTATACATTGATCTCACGTTTAACAACCTGTCCGGGCCAATCCCACAGAATGGGGCGCTGGAGAACCGTGGCCCGACGGCGTTCATGGGCAACCCAGGGCTCTGCGGTCCGCCACTCAAGAACCCATGCTCGCCGGACGCCATGCCATCATCCAAGCCTGGGGAGTCGGCGCCAGCCAGTTCCGGGGGCAAGGGGTTGGGGAAGGTTGCCATTGTGGCCATTGTTCTGAGTGATGTGGTGGGGATCTTGATCATTGCCCTGGTGTTCTTGTACTGCTATCGGAGGACAGTGTTTCCCAGAGAGAAGGGACAGGGTGGGGCTGCTGGCTCTAAAGGCTCAAGGTCTGGCAAGGATTGCGGGTGTTTTAGAAGGGACGAATCTGAGACGGCGTTGGACCAGGAAGAGCAGTATGATCTTGTGGTGTTGGATCGGCAAGTGAGGTTTGATCTCGATGAGTTGCTCAAGGCATCGGCTCTTGTGCTCGGGAAGAGCGGGATTGGGATTGTGTATAAGGTGGTTCTCGAGGACGGGCTCAGTATGGCAGTGAGGCGGCTTGGTGAGGGAGGGTTGCAGAGGTTTAAGGAGTTCCAGACTGAGGTTGACGCTATTGGCAAGGTCCGGCATCCCAACATTGTTACCCTGAAGGCCTACTACTGGTCTTCTGATGAGAAGTTGCTGATATATGATTACATCTCTAATGGCAGCCTCTCTGCAGCAATTCATG GTAAACCTGAGTCAATGACATTCTCACCATTGCCATGGGATGCACGTCTTAAGATCATGAAAGGAGTCGCCAGTGGGATGTCCTTCTTACATGAATTTAGTCCTAAAAAGTATGTACATGGGGACTTGAGGCCAAACAATGTTCTTCTTGGTACGGGGATGGAACCTTATATTTCAGATTTTGGCCTTGGGCGACTTGCAAATATTGCTGGAGGAGGATCACCCTTTGCGGAGTCAGATCGAGATGGTTTAGAAAAGGCTCAGATTCAGCACCCAGATGCCTCAGTGTGCCCTATTTTGAGCAAAGGTCCATGCTACCAAGCACCAGAAGCGCTGATAACACTGAAACCATCACAGAAATGGGATGTCTACTCCTATGGTGTGATCTTGCTCGAAATAATTACTGGCAGATCGCCAGTTGTTCTCTTGGAAACTATGCAGATGGACCTTGTTCAATGGGTTCAGTTCTGTatagaagagaagaaagaatctGCTGATGTGCTAGATCCTTTCCTCGCCAGGGAGTCTGAAAGGGAAGATGAGATGATCGCTGTACTCAAGATCGCTCTCGCTTGCATTCAGGCGAATCCTGAGAGGAGGCCGTCGATGAGGCATGTCACACAAACCTTGGAGCGCCTGAACGTTTCAAGCTAG